In Pseudomonas fluorescens NCIMB 11764, a single window of DNA contains:
- the ribF gene encoding bifunctional riboflavin kinase/FAD synthetase: MQLVRGLHNLRPQHRGCVATIGNFDGVHRGHQAILARLRERALELSVPSCVVIFEPQPREFFAPDTAPARLARLRDKLQLLAAEGVDRVLCLAFNQRLSKLSASEFVDTILVDGLGVQHLEVGDDFRFGCDRVGDFDFLQQAGVMQGFTVEAAQTVELEGIRVSSTQVRNALAAADFALAERLLGRPFQITGRVLHGQKLARQLGTPTANIQLKRRRVPLSGVYLVDIDIDIDGKTWPGVANIGVRPTVQGDGKAHLEVHLLDFAGDLYDRRLTVVFHQKLREEQRFASLEALKTAINADVAAARALSHLAPIANEEP; the protein is encoded by the coding sequence ATGCAGCTGGTTCGAGGCCTCCACAACCTGCGCCCCCAGCATCGGGGCTGTGTCGCCACTATTGGCAACTTTGACGGTGTTCACCGTGGCCACCAGGCTATCCTGGCGAGGCTGCGTGAGCGAGCGCTCGAGTTGAGCGTACCCAGCTGCGTGGTGATTTTCGAGCCGCAGCCGCGGGAGTTTTTCGCCCCGGATACGGCACCGGCCCGTCTGGCCCGTCTGCGAGACAAACTGCAGCTGCTGGCTGCCGAAGGTGTCGACCGGGTTCTGTGCCTGGCCTTCAACCAGCGCCTGAGCAAGCTCAGTGCCAGCGAGTTCGTCGATACCATTCTGGTGGACGGCCTCGGCGTCCAGCACCTTGAGGTCGGTGACGACTTCCGCTTCGGCTGTGACCGGGTAGGGGATTTCGATTTCCTGCAACAGGCCGGCGTCATGCAAGGCTTCACTGTCGAAGCGGCGCAAACCGTTGAGCTGGAGGGTATTCGCGTCAGCAGCACGCAGGTGCGAAATGCCCTGGCCGCTGCAGATTTTGCCTTGGCCGAACGCCTGCTCGGTCGTCCGTTCCAGATTACCGGGCGCGTGTTGCACGGCCAGAAGCTGGCGCGCCAACTGGGTACGCCCACCGCCAACATTCAACTCAAGCGTCGTCGTGTGCCGTTGTCCGGGGTTTACCTGGTCGACATCGACATCGACATCGACGGCAAGACCTGGCCAGGCGTCGCCAATATCGGCGTGCGGCCAACGGTCCAAGGGGATGGCAAGGCCCACCTCGAAGTCCATCTTTTAGATTTTGCCGGCGATCTGTATGACCGGCGTTTGACGGTGGTTTTCCACCAAAAGCTGCGTGAAGAGCAGCGTTTCGCCTCTCTGGAGGCGCTTAAGACGGCGATCAATGCGGATGTCGCCGCCGCCCGTGCCCTGTCGCACCTAGCGCCAATCGCTAATGAAGAGCCATAA
- the rpsT gene encoding 30S ribosomal protein S20 codes for MANTPSAKKRAKQAEKRRSHNASLRSMVRTYIKNVVKAIDAKDAEKAQAAYVLAVPVIDRMADKGIIHKNKAARHKSRLNGHVKALNLAVAA; via the coding sequence GTGGCCAACACACCTTCCGCCAAAAAACGTGCAAAACAGGCTGAGAAGCGTCGCAGCCACAACGCCAGCCTGCGTTCCATGGTTCGTACCTACATCAAGAATGTAGTTAAAGCCATCGACGCAAAAGACGCTGAAAAAGCTCAAGCTGCTTACGTTCTGGCCGTGCCAGTTATCGACCGTATGGCCGATAAAGGCATCATCCACAAGAACAAGGCTGCTCGTCATAAGAGCCGCCTGAACGGTCACGTCAAGGCTCTGAACCTTGCTGTTGCCGCATAA
- a CDS encoding pilus assembly PilX family protein codes for MNFSSVTSHTQRGMALLVSLVFLLLLTLIGISSMQNATLQEKMATSVTLRNQSFQIAEAALRIGESAVQLSTYTLPVCSGNQCLPPAESSTITAAGLNSTSGVTWIAAANGFYGVQNIGTTLNAVNVPSNTSATLYRVTAVAIVGNNVRSVVESIYAKY; via the coding sequence ATGAATTTCTCTTCCGTGACCTCTCACACCCAGCGCGGCATGGCGTTGCTGGTCAGCCTGGTGTTCCTACTGTTGCTGACCCTGATCGGCATTTCATCGATGCAGAACGCCACCCTCCAGGAAAAAATGGCCACCAGCGTGACCCTGCGCAATCAGTCGTTCCAGATCGCCGAAGCTGCGTTGCGCATCGGTGAAAGTGCGGTGCAACTGAGTACTTATACGTTGCCGGTTTGCAGCGGCAATCAATGTTTGCCGCCCGCCGAGTCATCGACCATCACGGCTGCCGGTCTCAATTCCACTTCGGGGGTCACCTGGATCGCCGCCGCCAACGGTTTCTACGGGGTGCAGAACATCGGCACCACGTTGAACGCGGTGAATGTACCGAGCAACACCTCTGCGACGCTTTATCGGGTCACGGCAGTGGCCATCGTCGGCAATAACGTTCGCAGTGTGGTGGAGAGCATCTATGCCAAGTACTGA
- the ileS gene encoding isoleucine--tRNA ligase has translation MTDYKATLNLPDTAFPMKAGLPQREPQILQRWDSIGLYGKLREIGKDRPKFVLHDGPPYANGTIHIGHALNKILKDMIIRSKTLSGFDAPYVPGWDCHGLPIEHKVEVTHGKNLGADKTRELCRAYATEQIEGQKSEFIRLGVLGDFANPYKTMDFKNEAGEIRALAEIVKGGFVFKGLKPVNWCFDCGSALAEAEVEYENKKSSTIDVAFPIADEAKLAAAFGLSSLAKPASIVIWTTTPWTIPANQALNVHPEFNYALVDVGDKLLVLAEELVESCLARYSLEGSVIATTTGKELELINFRHPFYDRLSPVYLADYVELGAGTGVVHSSPAYGVDDFVTCKKYGMVNDDIINPVQSNGVYVPSLEFFGGQFIWKANPAIVDKLTEVGALLHTTIIEHSYMHCWRHKTPLIYRATAQWFIGMDKEPATGETLRKRAIKAIEDTKFVPAWGQARLHSMIANRPDWCISRQRNWGVPIPFFLNKESGELHPRTAELMEEVAKRVEVEGIEAWFKMDAAELLGDEAPQYDKISDTLDVWFDSGTTHWHVLRGSHPMGHETGPRADLYLEGSDQHRGWFHSSLLTGCAIDNHAPYRELLTHGFTVDESGRKMSKSLGNVIAPQKVNDTLGADIMRLWVASTDYSGEMAVSEQILQRSADAYRRIRNTARFLLSNLTGFNPATDILPAEEMLALDRWAVDRTLLLQRELQEHYGEYRFWNVYSKIHNFCVQELGGFYLDIIKDRQYTTGANSKARRSAQTALYHISEALVRWIAPILAFTADELWEYLPGERNESVMLNTWYEGLTELPENVELGRAYWERIMAVKVAVNKEMEIQRAAKAVGGNLQAEVTLFAEDALSADLAKLSNELRFVLITSTASVAPFVQAPADAVVTEVSGLKLKIVKSAFAKCARCWHCREDVGVNPEHPEICGRCVDNISGAGEVRHYA, from the coding sequence ATGACCGACTATAAAGCCACGCTAAACCTTCCGGACACCGCCTTCCCAATGAAGGCCGGCCTGCCTCAGCGCGAACCGCAGATTCTGCAGCGCTGGGACAGCATTGGCCTGTACGGTAAGTTGCGCGAAATTGGCAAGGATCGTCCGAAGTTCGTACTTCACGACGGTCCTCCGTACGCCAACGGCACGATTCACATCGGTCATGCGCTGAACAAGATCCTCAAGGACATGATCATTCGCTCGAAGACCCTGTCGGGTTTCGACGCGCCTTATGTTCCGGGCTGGGATTGCCACGGCCTGCCGATCGAGCACAAAGTCGAAGTGACCCACGGCAAGAACCTGGGCGCGGACAAGACCCGCGAACTGTGCCGTGCCTACGCCACCGAGCAGATCGAAGGCCAGAAGTCCGAGTTCATCCGCCTGGGCGTGTTGGGCGACTTCGCCAACCCGTACAAGACCATGGATTTCAAGAACGAGGCCGGTGAAATCCGCGCGCTCGCCGAAATCGTCAAGGGCGGTTTCGTGTTCAAGGGCCTCAAGCCTGTGAACTGGTGCTTTGACTGCGGTTCGGCCCTGGCTGAAGCGGAAGTCGAGTACGAGAACAAGAAGTCCTCGACCATCGACGTGGCGTTCCCGATTGCCGATGAAGCCAAACTGGCTGCCGCTTTCGGTCTGTCGTCCCTGGCCAAACCGGCTTCGATCGTGATCTGGACCACCACCCCGTGGACCATCCCGGCCAACCAGGCGCTGAACGTTCACCCGGAATTCAACTACGCCCTGGTCGATGTCGGCGACAAACTGCTGGTGTTGGCTGAAGAGCTGGTCGAATCCTGCCTGGCCCGTTACAGCCTGGAAGGCTCGGTCATCGCGACCACCACCGGTAAAGAACTGGAACTGATCAACTTCCGTCACCCGTTCTACGATCGCCTGTCGCCGGTTTACCTGGCCGACTACGTTGAACTGGGCGCCGGCACCGGCGTGGTTCACTCCTCGCCGGCCTACGGTGTAGACGACTTCGTGACCTGCAAGAAATATGGCATGGTCAACGATGACATCATCAATCCGGTTCAAAGCAACGGCGTTTACGTACCGTCGCTGGAGTTCTTCGGCGGCCAGTTCATCTGGAAAGCCAACCCGGCCATCGTCGACAAACTGACCGAAGTCGGTGCGCTGCTGCACACCACCATCATCGAACACAGCTACATGCACTGCTGGCGTCACAAGACTCCGTTGATCTATCGCGCCACCGCGCAGTGGTTCATCGGCATGGACAAAGAGCCTGCGACCGGCGAAACCCTGCGCAAGCGGGCGATCAAAGCCATCGAAGACACCAAGTTCGTTCCAGCCTGGGGCCAGGCGCGCCTGCACTCGATGATCGCCAACCGTCCGGACTGGTGCATCTCCCGTCAGCGCAACTGGGGCGTGCCGATCCCGTTCTTCCTGAACAAGGAAAGCGGCGAACTGCACCCGCGTACCGCCGAGCTGATGGAAGAAGTCGCCAAGCGCGTCGAAGTCGAAGGCATCGAAGCCTGGTTCAAGATGGACGCGGCCGAGTTGCTCGGTGACGAAGCGCCGCAGTACGACAAGATCAGCGACACCCTGGACGTCTGGTTCGATTCGGGTACCACGCATTGGCACGTCCTGCGCGGTTCGCACCCGATGGGCCACGAGACCGGCCCACGTGCCGACCTGTACCTGGAGGGTTCGGACCAGCACCGCGGCTGGTTCCACTCGTCGCTGCTGACCGGTTGCGCCATCGACAACCACGCGCCGTACCGCGAGCTGCTGACCCACGGTTTCACCGTGGATGAGTCCGGTCGTAAAATGTCCAAATCGCTGGGCAACGTGATCGCGCCGCAAAAGGTCAACGACACCCTGGGTGCCGACATCATGCGTCTGTGGGTCGCTTCTACCGATTACTCGGGTGAAATGGCGGTGTCCGAGCAGATCCTGCAACGCAGTGCGGACGCCTACCGGCGGATCCGTAACACCGCGCGGTTCCTGCTCTCCAACCTGACCGGTTTCAACCCGGCCACCGACATCCTGCCGGCCGAAGAAATGCTCGCGCTGGACCGTTGGGCCGTGGACCGCACGCTGCTGCTGCAACGCGAGCTGCAAGAGCACTACGGCGAATACCGCTTCTGGAACGTCTACTCCAAGATCCACAACTTCTGCGTGCAGGAGCTGGGCGGTTTCTACCTCGATATCATCAAGGACCGTCAGTACACCACTGGCGCCAACAGCAAGGCCCGCCGTTCGGCGCAAACCGCGCTGTACCACATCTCCGAAGCGCTGGTGCGCTGGATCGCGCCGATCCTCGCGTTCACCGCCGACGAACTGTGGGAATACCTGCCGGGCGAGCGCAACGAATCGGTGATGCTCAACACCTGGTACGAAGGCCTGACCGAACTGCCGGAAAACGTTGAGCTGGGCCGCGCCTACTGGGAGCGGATCATGGCGGTGAAGGTCGCTGTGAACAAGGAAATGGAAATCCAGCGCGCGGCCAAGGCCGTCGGTGGCAACCTGCAAGCCGAAGTGACGCTGTTTGCCGAAGACGCGCTGAGCGCCGACCTGGCCAAGCTGAGCAACGAACTGCGCTTCGTGCTGATCACCTCGACCGCCAGCGTTGCACCTTTTGTTCAGGCACCAGCGGACGCGGTAGTCACCGAAGTCAGCGGCCTGAAGCTGAAAATCGTCAAGTCGGCCTTCGCCAAGTGCGCCCGTTGCTGGCACTGCCGTGAAGACGTCGGCGTGAATCCGGAGCACCCGGAAATCTGCGGTCGTTGCGTCGACAACATCAGCGGCGCAGGCGAGGTTCGTCACTATGCCTAA
- the lspA gene encoding signal peptidase II — translation MPNAIGRFGRLGWLWLSLLVLVIDQASKFYFEGSLKMYQQIVVIPDYFSWTLAYNTGAAFSFLADSSGWQRWLFALIAVVVSAVLVVWLKRLGRNETWLAIALALVLGGALGNLYDRIALGHVIDFILVHWQNRWYFPAFNFADSAITVGAVMLALDMFKSKKTGEAVHD, via the coding sequence ATGCCTAATGCCATTGGCCGTTTCGGACGGCTGGGCTGGCTCTGGTTGAGTTTGCTGGTCCTGGTCATCGACCAGGCCAGCAAGTTCTACTTTGAAGGCTCGCTGAAGATGTATCAGCAGATCGTGGTGATCCCCGATTACTTCAGCTGGACCCTGGCCTATAACACCGGCGCGGCGTTCAGCTTCCTGGCCGACAGCTCGGGCTGGCAGCGCTGGCTGTTTGCCCTGATCGCGGTCGTGGTCAGTGCGGTGCTGGTGGTGTGGCTCAAACGTCTGGGGCGCAACGAAACGTGGCTGGCCATTGCGCTGGCCCTGGTACTCGGTGGCGCGCTGGGCAATCTGTATGACCGCATTGCCCTGGGCCATGTGATCGATTTCATTCTGGTGCATTGGCAGAACCGCTGGTACTTCCCGGCGTTCAACTTTGCCGACAGTGCGATTACTGTGGGTGCGGTGATGCTGGCGCTGGACATGTTCAAATCCAAGAAAACCGGAGAAGCCGTTCATGACTGA
- the murJ gene encoding murein biosynthesis integral membrane protein MurJ: MNLLKSLAAVSSITMLSRILGFVRDTLIARTFGAGMATDAFFIAFKLPNLLRRIFAEGAFSQAFVPILAEYKNQKGEEATRTFVAYVSGLLTLVLALVTALGMLAAPWVIWATAPGFTDTPEKFELTANLLRVTFPYILLISLSSLAGAILNTYNRFSVPAFVPTLLNVSMIIFSVFLTPYFDPPVMALGWAVLAGGLAQLLYQLPHLKKIGMLVLPRLNLRDSGVWRVMKQMLPAILGVSVSQISLIINTIFASFLVAGSVSWMYYADRLMELPSGVLGVALGTILLPTLAKTYASKDRAEYSRILDWGLRLCFMLVLPCSLALGILAEPLTVSLFQYGQFSAFDASMTQRALIAYSVGLLGIIVIKVLAPGFYAQQNIRTPVKIAIFTLIVTQLFNLVLIGPLAHAGLALAISAGACINAGLLFYQLRKQQMYQPQPGWAKFGGKLVVAVAVMSAVLLAGMHFMPAWDQGHMLERFLRLGALVGAGVVSYFGMLLLMGFRLRDFNRKALS, encoded by the coding sequence ATGAATCTGCTCAAATCGTTGGCCGCCGTCAGCTCTATCACGATGCTTTCCCGGATTCTGGGGTTCGTCCGTGACACCCTCATTGCGCGTACATTTGGCGCGGGGATGGCGACGGACGCCTTCTTCATCGCCTTCAAACTGCCCAATCTGCTGCGCCGGATCTTCGCCGAAGGGGCTTTTTCCCAAGCGTTCGTGCCAATTCTTGCCGAATATAAAAACCAGAAGGGCGAGGAGGCGACGCGCACTTTTGTTGCCTACGTCTCCGGTCTGCTGACGCTGGTGCTCGCCCTGGTCACTGCATTGGGCATGCTCGCGGCGCCATGGGTAATCTGGGCGACCGCGCCAGGTTTTACCGACACCCCGGAAAAATTCGAGCTGACCGCCAACCTGTTGCGGGTGACCTTTCCTTATATATTGCTGATCTCCCTGTCTTCGTTGGCCGGGGCGATTCTCAACACCTATAACCGCTTCTCGGTGCCGGCCTTCGTGCCGACCTTGCTCAACGTCAGCATGATCATCTTTTCGGTATTCCTGACGCCGTACTTCGATCCACCGGTCATGGCCCTGGGCTGGGCGGTCCTGGCAGGTGGCCTGGCACAATTGCTTTACCAACTGCCGCACCTGAAAAAAATCGGCATGCTGGTGCTGCCGCGTCTGAACCTGCGCGACAGCGGCGTCTGGCGGGTCATGAAACAAATGCTGCCGGCGATTCTCGGCGTTTCGGTGAGTCAGATTTCACTGATCATCAACACCATTTTTGCCTCGTTCCTGGTTGCTGGTTCCGTGTCCTGGATGTATTACGCCGACCGCTTGATGGAATTGCCATCCGGGGTCCTGGGCGTGGCGTTGGGCACGATTCTGCTGCCGACCCTGGCCAAGACCTATGCCAGCAAGGACCGCGCCGAGTATTCGCGGATTCTCGATTGGGGCCTGCGCCTGTGCTTCATGCTGGTGTTGCCGTGCTCGCTGGCGCTGGGGATTCTGGCCGAGCCGCTGACGGTTTCACTGTTCCAGTACGGCCAGTTCAGCGCGTTTGATGCCTCCATGACCCAGCGGGCGCTGATCGCCTATTCGGTCGGTTTGCTCGGAATTATTGTGATCAAAGTGCTGGCGCCCGGCTTTTATGCGCAACAAAACATCCGTACCCCGGTGAAAATCGCGATTTTCACGTTGATCGTCACGCAGTTGTTCAACCTGGTGCTGATCGGCCCGCTGGCCCACGCCGGTCTGGCGCTGGCGATCAGCGCTGGTGCCTGCATCAACGCCGGGCTGCTGTTCTATCAACTGCGCAAGCAGCAGATGTATCAGCCGCAACCAGGCTGGGCGAAGTTTGGCGGCAAACTGGTGGTCGCGGTTGCGGTGATGTCTGCGGTGTTGCTGGCCGGAATGCACTTTATGCCGGCCTGGGATCAGGGCCACATGCTTGAGCGATTCCTGCGGCTGGGCGCTCTGGTAGGGGCTGGCGTGGTCTCGTATTTCGGCATGTTGCTGTTGATGGGCTTCCGTTTGCGCGACTTCAATCGCAAGGCGTTGAGCTGA
- a CDS encoding PilW family protein: MNRLNRGFGLIEMLIALALSLVVVLGVAQVFIAAKNTYVSQNAAANIQEDARFVLSKMIQEIRMVGMFGCLGTITDASAGGSFYLSQVAPISWDNATLKLTLVTADVGAGGGTPTWTVVSDCRNTATAYSNVQSPATGQLAFPIRRLIYSLKNGQLTMGTGIGTPAQAVLIDNVSKFDVSFGLAASATDTAASSYSPNPSDPARIRSVRLTLTLRDPDSRVREQTFNAVAALRNRLP, translated from the coding sequence ATGAACCGGCTCAACAGAGGTTTCGGCCTGATCGAAATGCTGATCGCCCTGGCGTTGAGCCTGGTCGTGGTACTCGGCGTGGCGCAGGTTTTTATCGCCGCCAAGAACACCTACGTCAGTCAGAACGCGGCGGCGAACATACAGGAAGATGCGCGTTTCGTGCTGAGCAAGATGATTCAGGAAATCCGCATGGTGGGGATGTTTGGTTGCCTGGGGACGATTACCGATGCCAGCGCGGGGGGAAGTTTTTATCTCAGCCAGGTAGCGCCGATCAGTTGGGACAATGCCACGCTCAAGCTGACCCTGGTGACGGCCGATGTGGGAGCAGGCGGCGGCACGCCGACCTGGACGGTGGTTTCCGATTGCCGAAACACGGCGACGGCTTATTCCAATGTGCAGTCTCCTGCGACGGGACAGCTGGCGTTTCCGATTCGGCGGCTGATCTACAGCCTCAAGAACGGGCAATTGACGATGGGCACTGGCATCGGGACGCCGGCTCAGGCGGTACTTATCGACAATGTCAGCAAATTCGACGTGAGCTTCGGTCTCGCTGCGTCGGCCACCGATACCGCCGCTTCCAGTTACAGCCCCAACCCATCCGACCCTGCGCGAATCCGTAGCGTGCGCCTGACACTGACGCTGAGAGATCCGGACAGTCGCGTTCGCGAGCAAACCTTCAACGCGGTTGCAGCATTGCGCAACCGCCTGCCATGA
- a CDS encoding GspH/FimT family pseudopilin produces the protein MRQQGFSLVELLMGLMIVGIVLHLVSPAFAALTESNHREAAAQSLINGIRNARTLAISRNQSVVIHGINGDWGQGWRIILDISGKGSEDRSNPVVVEHASGTGVPIVGNWWVRRYIRFSSLGEPLMPKKAFQAGTLHLCDARAPVSQLQVVLAATGRVSLRSDKTAQALCEKGEKSKQRTNA, from the coding sequence ATGCGCCAGCAGGGTTTCAGTCTGGTTGAACTGCTCATGGGACTGATGATTGTCGGAATTGTTCTACATTTGGTCAGTCCGGCGTTCGCAGCGCTTACGGAATCGAACCATCGAGAAGCAGCAGCGCAGTCGTTGATCAACGGTATACGCAATGCCAGAACCCTCGCTATCTCGCGCAATCAGAGCGTTGTGATTCACGGCATCAACGGCGATTGGGGTCAGGGCTGGCGAATCATTCTCGACATCAGTGGAAAAGGGTCGGAGGATCGCAGCAACCCGGTTGTGGTCGAGCACGCGAGCGGCACCGGGGTGCCGATTGTCGGCAATTGGTGGGTCAGGCGATACATACGTTTCAGCAGTCTGGGTGAGCCGCTGATGCCCAAAAAAGCTTTTCAAGCCGGAACGTTGCACCTTTGCGATGCTCGTGCGCCGGTGAGCCAGCTTCAGGTGGTGCTGGCCGCAACCGGTCGAGTCAGCCTGCGCAGCGATAAGACGGCACAGGCATTGTGCGAGAAAGGAGAAAAATCAAAGCAGCGAACGAACGCGTAA
- the fkpB gene encoding FKBP-type peptidyl-prolyl cis-trans isomerase, with protein sequence MAEQRIRQNTEVTLHFALRLENGDTVDSTFDKAPATFKVGDGNLLPGFEAALFGFKAGDKRTLTIQPENAFGQPNPQNVQIIPRSQFKDMELSPGLLVIFNDAANTELPGVVKEFDDEQVTIDFNHPLAGKTLTFDVEIISVKSL encoded by the coding sequence TTGGCTGAGCAACGCATCCGCCAGAACACGGAAGTCACCTTGCACTTTGCACTGCGCCTGGAGAACGGCGACACCGTCGACAGCACCTTCGACAAAGCCCCGGCGACCTTCAAGGTCGGCGACGGTAACCTGTTGCCAGGTTTCGAAGCGGCCCTGTTCGGCTTCAAGGCGGGCGACAAGCGTACGCTGACGATTCAGCCGGAAAACGCTTTTGGTCAGCCGAACCCGCAAAACGTACAGATCATCCCGCGCTCGCAGTTCAAGGACATGGAACTGTCACCGGGTTTGCTGGTGATCTTCAACGATGCGGCCAATACTGAGCTGCCTGGCGTTGTGAAAGAGTTCGATGACGAGCAAGTGACCATCGACTTCAACCATCCGCTGGCTGGCAAGACATTGACCTTTGACGTCGAGATCATCAGCGTCAAATCGCTGTAG
- the ispH gene encoding 4-hydroxy-3-methylbut-2-enyl diphosphate reductase, producing the protein MQIKLANPRGFCAGVDRAIEIVNRALEVFGPPIYVRHEVVHNKFVVEDLRARGAIFVEELDQVPDDVIVIFSAHGVSQAVRTEAAGRGLKVFDATCPLVTKVHIEVARYSRDGRECILIGHAGHPEVEGTMGQYDGSNGGAIYLVEDEKDVAALQVHNPEKLAFVTQTTLSMDDTSRVIDALRTRFPAIGGPRKDDICYATQNRQDAVKQLADECDVVLVVGSPNSSNSNRLRELAERMATPAYLIDGAEDLQKSWFDGVERIGITAGASAPEVLVRGVIQQLQAWGATSADELAGREENITFSMPKELRVRSLL; encoded by the coding sequence ATGCAAATCAAACTCGCCAACCCCCGTGGCTTCTGCGCCGGAGTGGACCGGGCGATCGAAATCGTCAACCGCGCCCTGGAAGTCTTCGGGCCGCCGATCTATGTGCGCCACGAAGTGGTACACAACAAATTCGTCGTTGAAGACCTGCGTGCTCGCGGCGCGATCTTCGTCGAGGAACTGGATCAGGTGCCTGACGACGTCATCGTGATCTTCAGTGCCCACGGCGTTTCCCAGGCTGTACGCACCGAAGCTGCCGGCCGTGGCCTCAAAGTGTTCGACGCGACGTGCCCGCTGGTGACCAAGGTGCACATCGAAGTCGCGCGTTACAGCCGCGATGGCCGTGAATGCATTCTGATCGGCCACGCCGGTCACCCGGAAGTCGAAGGCACCATGGGCCAGTACGATGGCAGCAATGGTGGCGCGATCTATCTGGTCGAGGACGAAAAAGACGTTGCCGCGTTGCAGGTTCACAACCCCGAAAAACTGGCGTTCGTCACCCAGACTACCCTGTCCATGGACGATACCAGCCGCGTCATCGACGCCCTGCGTACGCGCTTTCCGGCGATCGGTGGTCCGCGCAAGGACGACATCTGCTACGCGACGCAAAACCGCCAGGATGCAGTCAAGCAACTGGCTGACGAATGCGATGTGGTGTTGGTGGTCGGCAGCCCGAACAGCTCCAACTCCAATCGCCTGCGTGAGCTGGCCGAGCGCATGGCCACCCCGGCCTACTTGATCGACGGTGCCGAAGACCTGCAAAAAAGCTGGTTCGATGGTGTCGAGCGTATCGGCATCACCGCGGGCGCTTCCGCTCCGGAAGTGCTGGTGCGTGGCGTGATTCAGCAACTGCAGGCCTGGGGCGCTACCAGTGCCGATGAGCTGGCCGGTCGTGAGGAGAACATCACGTTCTCCATGCCTAAAGAGTTACGCGTTCGTTCGCTGCTTTGA
- a CDS encoding GspH/FimT family pseudopilin, translating to MGHRTKGFTLIELLVALAVFLILITLAVPAFTRSVQGTKADTEIGDLQRALNFARLEAIDRGITTRVRPTAGGSVWTGELAVYDSTGTPANVLRVVPAMSSGATLTLTSGVTAIDFNNLGGLSAPSTTVVISYVLGAQSRTLNVCLNGRILLGGSCG from the coding sequence ATGGGGCATCGTACAAAAGGTTTCACGCTGATCGAGTTGCTGGTCGCGCTCGCGGTCTTTCTGATCCTGATTACCCTGGCGGTGCCGGCGTTTACCCGTTCGGTGCAAGGCACCAAGGCAGACACCGAGATCGGCGATCTGCAGCGAGCTTTGAATTTCGCCCGACTCGAAGCCATCGACCGCGGCATTACTACCCGGGTGCGGCCAACGGCCGGCGGTAGCGTCTGGACCGGGGAACTGGCGGTCTACGACAGTACTGGCACGCCGGCCAATGTATTGCGGGTTGTTCCAGCGATGAGCAGCGGCGCGACTCTGACACTAACCTCAGGAGTGACCGCCATCGATTTCAACAATCTGGGGGGGCTGTCGGCACCGTCCACGACGGTGGTGATCAGCTATGTACTGGGGGCGCAAAGCAGGACGCTGAATGTGTGTTTGAACGGACGAATTCTATTGGGTGGAAGTTGCGGATGA
- the pilV gene encoding type IV pilus modification protein PilV has translation MRGWSKRAQEGMTLIEVLVALLILSVGLLGAAAFQLNALKYTDSSRMTSQASFIAYDMMDRIRANSGADYTVTPPTSGNLSVARDQDLYDFTSNIVNFLGSTATGSVTLNQRVYTITITWDDSRAANTANSRRSFVLTSRAAVDPVSTP, from the coding sequence ATGAGGGGATGGAGCAAGCGTGCACAGGAGGGCATGACGCTGATCGAGGTGCTGGTGGCGTTGTTGATTCTGAGCGTGGGCCTGTTGGGGGCGGCGGCGTTTCAGCTCAATGCGCTGAAGTACACCGACAGCTCGCGGATGACCAGCCAGGCCAGTTTCATCGCCTACGACATGATGGACCGCATCCGCGCCAACTCCGGCGCCGATTACACCGTCACGCCGCCGACGTCGGGCAACCTGAGTGTCGCGCGGGATCAGGACCTGTACGACTTCACCTCCAACATCGTCAATTTCCTCGGCAGCACCGCCACGGGCAGCGTCACGCTCAATCAGCGCGTGTACACCATCACCATCACCTGGGACGACTCCCGGGCAGCCAACACCGCCAATTCCCGCCGCAGCTTTGTGCTGACCAGTCGTGCCGCGGTCGATCCGGTGTCGACGCCATGA